The following are encoded in a window of Nocardioides houyundeii genomic DNA:
- a CDS encoding ethanolamine ammonia-lyase subunit EutB, protein MRIYRQALRGHGYAFHGLTDLLAKASPLRSGDELAGCAAEDPLERVAAQVALADVRLTDFLDDLVVAYEDDEVSRLIVDSLDRDAFSAVSELTVGGLRDHLLETASGAGAAAALAALAPGLMPEMAAAVSKIMRNQDLVVVARAVDVRSRFRTTVGGPGRLSTRLQPNHPLDDPRGVAASVLDGLLLGCGDAVIGINPASDSPGAAHDLLVLLDEVRTTYEIPTQSCVLAHVTTTLELIERGAPVDLVFQSIGGTEATNRSFGVDLALLTEARDAALSLGRGTVGQDLMYFETGQGSSLSASAHLGTGGRPVDQQTLEARAYGLARHLSPFLVNTVVGFIGPEYLYDGKQITRAGLEDHFCGKLLGLPMGVDVCYTNHSMADQDDMDVLLVSLAASGVSFIITVPGGDDVMLGYQSASFHDALAVRELLALRPAPEFEGWLAGLGLLSADGALVPLEHSPLTGLGS, encoded by the coding sequence TACCGGCAAGCCCTGCGAGGACACGGCTACGCCTTCCACGGACTGACCGACCTGCTGGCCAAGGCCTCCCCGCTGCGCTCCGGCGACGAGCTGGCCGGCTGCGCGGCCGAGGACCCGCTGGAGCGGGTGGCAGCCCAGGTGGCGCTGGCCGACGTACGGCTCACCGACTTCCTCGACGACCTCGTCGTCGCCTACGAGGACGACGAGGTCAGCCGGCTCATCGTGGACTCCCTGGACCGGGACGCCTTCTCGGCCGTCTCCGAGCTCACCGTCGGCGGTCTGCGGGACCACCTGCTGGAGACCGCCTCGGGTGCCGGTGCCGCCGCCGCGCTCGCGGCGCTCGCCCCGGGCCTGATGCCGGAGATGGCGGCGGCCGTCTCGAAGATCATGCGCAACCAGGACCTGGTCGTGGTGGCCCGGGCCGTCGACGTACGGTCCCGGTTCCGGACGACGGTCGGCGGCCCGGGCAGGCTCTCGACCCGGCTCCAGCCGAACCACCCGCTGGACGACCCGCGCGGCGTGGCCGCCTCGGTCCTCGACGGCCTGCTGCTGGGGTGCGGGGACGCGGTGATCGGCATCAACCCGGCCTCGGACTCACCCGGCGCGGCGCACGACCTGCTGGTGCTCCTCGACGAGGTCCGCACCACCTACGAGATCCCCACCCAGTCGTGCGTCCTGGCCCACGTGACCACCACCTTGGAGCTGATCGAGCGGGGCGCCCCGGTGGACCTGGTCTTCCAGTCCATCGGCGGTACCGAGGCGACCAACCGGTCCTTCGGGGTCGACCTCGCGCTGCTGACCGAGGCCAGGGACGCGGCGCTGTCGCTGGGCCGCGGCACCGTCGGGCAGGACCTGATGTACTTCGAGACCGGCCAGGGGTCCTCGCTGTCGGCGAGCGCACACCTCGGCACCGGGGGACGTCCGGTGGACCAGCAGACCCTGGAGGCCAGGGCCTACGGTCTCGCGCGCCACCTCAGCCCGTTCCTGGTGAACACCGTGGTCGGGTTCATCGGTCCGGAGTACCTCTACGACGGCAAGCAGATCACCCGCGCCGGGCTCGAGGACCACTTCTGCGGCAAGCTGCTGGGACTGCCGATGGGGGTCGACGTCTGCTACACGAACCACTCGATGGCCGACCAGGACGACATGGACGTCCTGCTGGTCTCCCTGGCCGCTTCGGGGGTCTCGTTCATCATCACCGTGCCAGGTGGGGACGACGTGATGCTCGGCTACCAGAGTGCCTCCTTCCACGACGCCCTCGCCGTACGTGAGCTGCTGGCCCTGCGGCCCGCCCCGGAGTTCGAGGGGTGGCTGGCGGGTCTGGGGCTGCTCTCGGCCGACGGTGCGCTCGTCCCGCTCGAGCACTCGCCGCTGACGGGGCTCGGCTCGTGA
- the eutC gene encoding ethanolamine ammonia-lyase subunit EutC, whose protein sequence is MSAPDWVRLRQSTSARIGLGRAGNAVPVAADLELRIAHAEARRNVLTDLDTDALERDFRAAGLPAPVRVRSRARDRAEYLRRPDLGRRLSEEDHGSLGAVVPAERDGAAAGSRPRLVVVCADGLSAQATQCHALPLLVELLPRLDMEVVACLAATQARVALGDPIGHAFGAALVLVLIGERPGLSSPDSLGAYLTFDPRPGRTDAERNCVSNIRTPGGQSYAGAARVLDGLVRSILAGGASGVGVKDLTPREDETSQLRRTDVAE, encoded by the coding sequence GTGAGCGCCCCGGACTGGGTGCGGCTGCGGCAGTCGACCAGCGCCAGGATCGGTCTGGGTCGTGCCGGCAACGCGGTGCCGGTCGCGGCCGACCTGGAGCTGCGGATCGCGCACGCCGAGGCACGGCGCAACGTCCTGACCGACCTGGACACCGACGCCCTGGAGCGGGACTTCCGCGCAGCGGGCCTGCCCGCGCCGGTCCGGGTGCGCTCCCGGGCCCGGGACCGTGCGGAGTACCTGCGCCGGCCCGACCTCGGCAGACGGCTGTCAGAGGAGGACCACGGTTCGCTGGGCGCCGTGGTGCCCGCGGAGCGTGACGGCGCAGCTGCGGGCAGTCGTCCGCGTCTGGTCGTGGTGTGCGCGGACGGGCTGTCTGCCCAGGCCACGCAGTGCCACGCGCTGCCGCTGCTGGTCGAGCTGCTGCCTCGCCTGGACATGGAGGTCGTGGCCTGCCTGGCCGCGACCCAGGCTCGTGTCGCCCTGGGCGACCCGATCGGCCACGCGTTCGGCGCGGCCCTGGTGCTGGTGCTCATCGGCGAGCGGCCGGGACTCTCGTCCCCGGACAGCCTGGGCGCCTACCTGACCTTCGACCCGCGGCCGGGACGCACCGATGCCGAGCGCAACTGCGTCTCGAACATCCGGACCCCGGGCGGCCAGTCGTACGCCGGTGCCGCGCGGGTGCTCGACGGTCTCGTGCGGTCGATCCTCGCCGGCGGTGCCAGTGGTGTGGGCGTCAAGGACCTGACACCGCGCGAGGACGAGACGTCCCAGCTGCGCCGCACGGACGTGGCCGAATAG
- a CDS encoding class I SAM-dependent methyltransferase: protein MIALFAEDLVATGLQGTVLDVGCGTGHVTRDLSARGLEVLGVDPSTAMLGRAQQRYPEMSWALGDASLRELPQDQPPLAGIVARFSLIHVDPELIPDVFTSWTARLQPGAHVMVAFQCAEDPAEAVMEFDHVVARAWRWHPDAMAAALTEAGILERWRLVAQPDASNRFATCHLVGQVAA, encoded by the coding sequence GTGATCGCGCTCTTCGCCGAGGACCTGGTGGCGACCGGACTGCAGGGGACGGTCTTGGACGTCGGGTGCGGCACGGGGCACGTCACCCGCGACCTGTCAGCGCGAGGACTGGAGGTCCTGGGGGTCGATCCGTCGACCGCGATGCTGGGGCGGGCGCAGCAGCGTTATCCGGAGATGAGCTGGGCGCTGGGAGATGCGAGTCTTCGCGAGCTCCCGCAGGACCAACCTCCCTTGGCAGGGATCGTCGCCCGGTTCAGCCTCATCCATGTCGACCCGGAGCTGATCCCGGACGTCTTCACCAGCTGGACCGCTCGACTGCAGCCGGGCGCCCACGTCATGGTCGCGTTCCAGTGCGCCGAGGATCCGGCTGAGGCGGTGATGGAGTTCGACCACGTCGTCGCTCGGGCGTGGCGCTGGCACCCTGACGCGATGGCGGCCGCACTGACAGAGGCCGGCATTCTCGAACGCTGGCGTCTCGTGGCCCAACCGGACGCGTCCAATCGCTTCGCCACCTGTCACCTCGTCGGTCAGGTCGCGGCGTGA
- a CDS encoding 2Fe-2S iron-sulfur cluster-binding protein, which yields MDSEIRLVVDGTPHSLSVDTRTTLLDALRERLQVTSPKKGCDHGQCGTCTVLLEGRRHLTCLALAVAHDGAEIVTAAGLCHGEGEEQGDLHPMQESFLEHDGYQCGYCTPGQVCSAVGMLEEARQGHPSYVTGDLTADVDLDDAEIRERMSGNLCRCGAYPGILAAVRQAAGR from the coding sequence ATGGATTCCGAGATCCGGCTGGTCGTCGACGGCACCCCGCACTCCCTGTCCGTCGACACGCGGACCACCCTCCTTGACGCGCTGCGCGAGCGGCTGCAGGTCACCTCCCCGAAGAAGGGGTGTGACCACGGCCAGTGCGGCACGTGCACCGTCCTGCTCGAGGGACGTCGGCACCTGACCTGCCTGGCGCTGGCGGTCGCGCACGACGGAGCCGAGATCGTCACGGCAGCGGGACTGTGTCACGGCGAGGGCGAGGAGCAGGGCGACCTGCACCCCATGCAGGAGTCGTTCCTGGAGCACGACGGCTACCAGTGCGGCTACTGCACGCCCGGCCAGGTCTGCTCGGCGGTCGGCATGCTGGAGGAGGCCAGGCAGGGGCACCCGAGTTACGTCACCGGCGACCTGACAGCGGACGTGGACCTCGATGATGCGGAGATCCGGGAGCGGATGAGCGGCAACCTCTGCCGGTGCGGGGCCTATCCCGGGATCCTCGCGGCAGTTCGCCAGGCGGCCGGCCGATGA
- a CDS encoding FAD binding domain-containing protein, giving the protein MRTLAYRRPTSAEEAVELMASNPGAKFMAGGSNLVDHLKLGVASPELVVDVSALPLDVVEECEGEDGHLLRIGANVRNSDLAAHPVVRSRFAVVARALLAGASGQIRNQATTAGNLLQRTRCVYFQDVTTPCNKREPGSGCSALDGYGRYNAILGASPECVTTHPSDLAVGLAAVDATVVVLGVDGERRVPLEDLHRLPGEHPEADTTLAPTDLITAVELPMSHPDTVSTYSKVRDRASFAFALVSVAATLRLDGGTVDEVRIAWGGVAHKPWRAHVAETALVGGRLDEDAVRAAVDDELDVATTSAETAFKVAMVRNATTMTLLRLAEEAAR; this is encoded by the coding sequence ATGAGGACCTTGGCTTACCGCCGCCCCACCTCCGCGGAGGAGGCAGTCGAGCTCATGGCGAGCAACCCCGGGGCCAAGTTCATGGCCGGCGGCAGCAACCTGGTCGACCACCTCAAGCTCGGTGTCGCCTCTCCGGAGCTGGTGGTCGACGTCAGCGCCCTTCCCCTCGACGTCGTCGAGGAGTGCGAGGGGGAGGACGGCCACTTGCTGCGCATCGGCGCCAACGTCCGCAACAGCGACCTGGCTGCGCACCCGGTGGTCCGCTCCCGTTTCGCGGTGGTCGCTCGCGCGTTGCTCGCCGGTGCCTCCGGCCAGATCCGGAATCAGGCGACCACGGCCGGCAACCTCCTCCAGCGCACCCGCTGCGTCTACTTTCAGGACGTCACGACGCCGTGCAACAAGCGGGAGCCGGGAAGCGGCTGCTCCGCGCTGGACGGCTATGGGCGCTACAACGCGATCCTCGGCGCGAGTCCGGAATGTGTGACGACCCATCCCTCGGACCTGGCGGTCGGGCTGGCCGCCGTCGACGCCACCGTGGTGGTGCTCGGCGTGGACGGCGAGCGCCGGGTCCCGCTGGAGGACCTGCACCGGCTGCCGGGAGAGCACCCCGAGGCCGACACCACGCTCGCTCCCACCGACCTGATCACCGCCGTCGAGCTGCCGATGAGTCACCCGGACACGGTGTCGACGTACTCGAAGGTCCGCGACCGCGCCTCCTTCGCCTTCGCCCTCGTCTCGGTGGCCGCGACCCTGCGCCTCGACGGTGGCACCGTGGACGAGGTCCGCATCGCCTGGGGCGGTGTCGCCCACAAGCCATGGCGCGCGCACGTCGCCGAAACGGCGCTGGTCGGAGGACGGCTCGACGAGGACGCGGTCCGGGCCGCCGTCGATGACGAGCTGGACGTAGCCACGACCAGTGCCGAGACCGCCTTCAAGGTCGCCATGGTCCGCAACGCCACCACCATGACGCTCCTGCGGCTCGCCGAGGAGGCAGCGCGATGA
- a CDS encoding xanthine dehydrogenase family protein molybdopterin-binding subunit — translation MTEQQTRRISPRSIGTSLDRVDGPEKVTGLASYAVEHAADDGVAAPLSLWLVTSTVAKGRVTRVDGSAALTHPGVTAVLDHTNAPRLAKTDNGELAILQDDRVGFRGQVVALVLAETSEAAREGAALVEVTYEQQPHAAELREDNATYRPERVNPDMETDTDEGDVDAALASAEVVVEQTYRTPYEHNNPLEPHATVAWWEQHDGRDVLTMFDSTQGVHGVVQALAPMLGLEPDQVRVRAPYVGGGFGSKGEAHAHVMAAALAARTTRGRPVRLAVTRQQMFSLTGYRTATISHIRLGADADGRLAAIEHAVQEQTSVVREFAEQTAAPTRMMYAAPNRRTSHRLARLDVAVPSWMRAPGEMPGMYAHEVAMDELAVACGLDPIVLRERNEPDRDPETGKPFNDRRLLDCLHRGADRFGWGDRPLQPRSRLDGDWWVGTGVASATYPAMRSPGNSARITSLEGGRYAVAIGAVDIGTGARTVLTQIAADALEVDPADIDLALADSLLPPASVAGGSSGTTSWGTAIVAAAQLFRADHGDTPDPGLHTTASAADNPAAEEFAFHSFGAVFAEARVNRWTGEVRVPRLHGVYSVGRVINPRTARSQLIGGLVMGLSAGLFEESYRDPRFGHVVTQDLATYHVAAHADVLDVDAEWLEESDEVFTPMGSRGVGEIGIVGTAAAVANATFHATGVRVRSLPLTPDHFLTT, via the coding sequence ATGACCGAGCAGCAGACCCGACGGATCTCGCCGCGCTCGATCGGCACGTCGCTGGACCGCGTGGACGGGCCCGAGAAGGTGACGGGCCTGGCGTCGTACGCCGTGGAGCACGCCGCGGACGACGGAGTCGCCGCGCCGCTCAGCCTGTGGCTCGTGACCTCGACGGTGGCCAAGGGGCGGGTGACCCGGGTCGACGGCTCCGCCGCGCTGACCCACCCCGGTGTGACCGCCGTGCTGGACCACACCAACGCGCCCCGGCTGGCGAAGACGGACAACGGCGAGCTGGCGATCCTGCAGGACGACCGGGTGGGCTTCCGCGGCCAGGTGGTCGCCCTGGTGCTGGCCGAGACCTCCGAGGCGGCGCGGGAGGGCGCGGCGCTGGTCGAGGTGACTTACGAGCAGCAGCCGCACGCGGCCGAGCTGCGCGAGGACAACGCGACGTACCGTCCCGAGCGGGTCAATCCCGACATGGAGACCGACACCGATGAGGGCGACGTGGACGCGGCCCTCGCGTCGGCGGAGGTGGTGGTCGAGCAGACCTACCGCACGCCCTACGAGCACAACAACCCGCTCGAGCCGCACGCCACCGTCGCCTGGTGGGAGCAGCACGACGGGCGCGACGTGCTCACGATGTTCGACTCGACCCAGGGTGTGCACGGTGTCGTCCAGGCCCTGGCACCCATGCTCGGCCTCGAGCCCGACCAGGTGCGGGTGCGGGCGCCGTACGTCGGGGGCGGGTTCGGTAGCAAGGGCGAGGCCCACGCACACGTCATGGCGGCCGCGCTCGCCGCCCGCACGACCAGGGGACGACCGGTCCGCCTCGCGGTGACCCGGCAGCAGATGTTCTCCCTCACCGGCTACCGCACCGCCACGATCTCGCACATCAGGCTCGGGGCGGACGCCGATGGTCGACTGGCTGCCATCGAGCACGCCGTGCAGGAGCAGACGTCGGTCGTGCGCGAGTTCGCCGAGCAGACCGCCGCGCCGACGCGGATGATGTACGCCGCCCCGAACCGGCGCACCAGCCACCGCCTGGCACGGCTCGACGTCGCCGTGCCGTCGTGGATGCGGGCGCCGGGGGAGATGCCCGGCATGTACGCCCACGAGGTCGCGATGGACGAGCTCGCTGTCGCGTGCGGTCTCGATCCGATCGTGCTGCGCGAGCGCAACGAGCCCGACCGGGACCCGGAGACCGGCAAGCCCTTCAACGACCGTCGGCTGCTGGACTGCCTGCACCGCGGGGCCGACCGGTTCGGCTGGGGTGACCGTCCGCTCCAGCCGCGGTCCCGCCTGGACGGCGACTGGTGGGTCGGCACGGGGGTCGCGTCGGCGACGTACCCGGCCATGAGATCGCCCGGGAACAGCGCTCGCATCACCTCGCTCGAGGGTGGTCGCTACGCCGTCGCGATCGGCGCCGTCGACATCGGCACCGGCGCGCGGACGGTCCTGACCCAGATCGCGGCCGACGCGCTCGAGGTCGACCCGGCGGACATCGACCTCGCGCTCGCGGACAGCCTCCTGCCACCCGCCTCGGTGGCTGGGGGCTCGTCCGGCACGACCTCGTGGGGCACGGCGATCGTCGCCGCCGCGCAGCTCTTCCGAGCCGACCACGGCGACACCCCCGACCCGGGACTGCACACCACGGCCTCGGCCGCGGACAACCCCGCGGCCGAGGAGTTCGCGTTCCACTCGTTCGGTGCCGTCTTCGCCGAGGCCCGGGTCAACCGCTGGACCGGCGAGGTCCGGGTCCCGCGGCTGCACGGCGTCTACTCCGTCGGTCGGGTCATCAACCCGAGGACCGCGCGCTCGCAGCTGATCGGCGGGCTCGTGATGGGGCTCTCCGCGGGCCTGTTCGAGGAGTCGTACCGCGACCCGCGCTTCGGCCACGTCGTCACCCAGGACCTCGCGACGTACCACGTGGCCGCGCACGCCGATGTGCTCGACGTCGACGCGGAGTGGCTCGAGGAGTCCGACGAGGTCTTCACGCCCATGGGGTCGCGCGGCGTCGGCGAGATCGGCATCGTCGGCACGGCCGCGGCGGTCGCCAACGCCACCTTCCACGCCACCGGGGTACGGGTGCGCTCGCTGCCGCTGACGCCCGACCACTTCCTCACCACCTAA